A window of Ignavibacteriales bacterium contains these coding sequences:
- a CDS encoding NAD(P)/FAD-dependent oxidoreductase, translating to MKKKVVIIGGGFGGLTAAKELKNADVEITLIDKTNHHLFQPLLYQVASAALSPADIAAPIRAILRKQENVRVIMGEVINIDTQRRKIFLHDDEFDYDYLIAAIGSRHSYFGKDEWEKFAPGLKTMSDALTLREKMLLSFEKAERSNDPIEVQKHLTFVIVGGGPTGVELAGAIAEIARNTMMKDFRKIDPAKTKIILVEASNKILGIYDEPLNGKGKILLEELGVIVKLNSKVTEINFSGVKLENEFIETQNVIWAAGNTISPILKSLNTELDRYGRVIVEKDCSVKDHPEIFVIGDAALCYDKNGKQLPGVCPVAIQQGNFIAKIIAKQIPKEKRNPFKYFDKGNLATIGRAKAIMQIGNLKASGLIAWLAWVFVHILYLIGFRNRYKVLAEWIWLYITKRNGIRLITNKTDL from the coding sequence ATGAAAAAGAAAGTTGTAATAATCGGCGGGGGATTTGGCGGATTGACCGCTGCCAAAGAACTTAAAAATGCCGATGTAGAAATAACTCTGATAGATAAAACCAATCATCATCTCTTTCAGCCATTGCTTTACCAAGTTGCTTCTGCGGCACTTTCACCTGCTGATATTGCTGCGCCTATCCGCGCAATACTCCGCAAGCAAGAAAATGTTAGAGTGATAATGGGAGAAGTAATTAATATAGATACACAGAGGCGAAAAATATTTTTGCACGATGACGAGTTCGATTATGATTATTTAATTGCAGCAATCGGTTCTCGTCATTCTTATTTCGGTAAAGATGAATGGGAAAAATTTGCACCGGGTTTGAAAACTATGAGTGATGCACTTACGCTGCGCGAAAAAATGCTATTGTCGTTTGAAAAAGCCGAGAGATCGAATGACCCGATAGAAGTTCAAAAGCATTTAACTTTTGTGATAGTAGGCGGTGGACCAACAGGAGTTGAATTAGCCGGGGCAATTGCTGAGATAGCAAGAAATACTATGATGAAGGATTTCAGAAAAATTGATCCGGCAAAAACAAAAATAATTCTTGTGGAAGCATCAAATAAAATTTTAGGGATTTACGATGAACCTCTGAACGGAAAAGGTAAAATACTTCTAGAAGAGCTTGGTGTAATTGTAAAATTAAACTCAAAAGTAACTGAAATAAATTTTTCAGGTGTTAAACTCGAAAATGAATTTATTGAAACTCAAAATGTAATTTGGGCAGCCGGTAATACAATCTCACCAATACTGAAATCTCTTAATACTGAACTTGATCGCTATGGGAGAGTTATTGTAGAAAAAGATTGCAGTGTTAAAGATCATCCGGAAATATTTGTTATCGGCGATGCAGCATTGTGCTATGATAAAAACGGTAAACAGTTGCCGGGAGTTTGTCCTGTTGCTATTCAGCAAGGAAATTTTATCGCAAAAATTATTGCTAAACAAATTCCAAAAGAAAAAAGAAATCCGTTCAAATATTTTGATAAAGGAAATTTGGCAACAATAGGAAGAGCAAAAGCAATTATGCAGATTGGGAATCTAAAAGCATCGGGATTAATTGCATGGCTGGCATGGGTATTCGTTCACATTTTATATTTGATAGGTTTTCGTAACCGCTACAAAGTTTTAGCTGAGTGGATTTGGTTATATATAACAAAAAGAAATGGAATTCGATTGATTACTAATAAAACTGATCTGTGA
- a CDS encoding ROK family protein, with protein sequence MLKKKYAVGVDLGGTSIKIGLVDSKGKIFKKVSLDSCASNGPKAVIEQIVKGIRLITNKKNDKILGIGIGAPGAVKLKKGTVENPPNFPNWGKVHLGNAIKEKFDCDIYVENDANAAAIGEMIYGAGEKFENFIMITLGTGVGGGIIINKKIYRGETGGAGEIGHVTIDYKGPQCKCGSFGCIESYIGNNYLIDRVKKQLQSRKDSLLIRLTNNDLNLLTPQLIHQAAEDGDDFARSIIVDCGLKLGYVLASIVNVLDISTIVIGGGVAGFGKLLFDTITYSIKERVIKPSKEQIVVKPAKLKNNAGIKGASALVFYKP encoded by the coding sequence ATGCTTAAAAAAAAATATGCTGTTGGAGTTGATCTTGGTGGAACATCAATCAAGATTGGCCTGGTGGATTCGAAAGGAAAGATTTTTAAGAAAGTTTCACTTGATAGCTGCGCTTCTAATGGTCCCAAAGCAGTGATCGAGCAGATCGTAAAAGGAATTAGACTAATCACAAATAAAAAAAATGATAAAATACTTGGAATTGGAATTGGTGCACCGGGTGCAGTAAAATTAAAAAAGGGGACTGTTGAAAATCCGCCCAACTTTCCTAATTGGGGTAAAGTACATTTGGGCAATGCAATAAAAGAAAAATTTGATTGCGATATTTACGTTGAGAACGATGCAAACGCTGCGGCTATAGGAGAAATGATTTACGGAGCCGGGGAAAAATTTGAAAATTTTATAATGATTACTCTCGGTACCGGTGTCGGCGGTGGAATTATCATAAATAAAAAAATTTATCGAGGGGAAACCGGCGGAGCCGGTGAGATTGGACATGTTACAATTGATTATAAGGGACCTCAATGTAAATGCGGATCTTTCGGTTGTATCGAATCATACATCGGAAATAATTATTTAATTGATCGTGTAAAAAAACAATTGCAAAGCAGAAAAGATTCTTTGCTTATTAGACTTACCAATAATGATCTAAATCTTCTTACACCTCAGTTAATCCATCAAGCGGCGGAAGACGGGGACGATTTTGCCAGATCAATTATTGTGGATTGCGGTTTAAAACTTGGATATGTTTTAGCATCAATTGTAAATGTTCTTGATATATCAACTATCGTAATCGGCGGAGGTGTAGCCGGGTTTGGCAAATTATTATTTGATACAATCACATACTCCATAAAAGAGAGAGTGATAAAGCCATCGAAGGAACAGATAGTTGTAAAACCGGCTAAGCTGAAGAACAACGCCGGTATCAAAGGTGCATCGGCTCTTGTGTTTTATAAACCTTAA
- a CDS encoding RNA polymerase sigma-70 factor has translation MFTEKNITDIELLDRIKQNDSVALRILFERYFEPLCFFSFQILKSNELCEESVSDVFTNIWLKRKTINIKTNFRSYLYTAVKNQSINYLKQEKRYSQNTDSTNLHLVASDQTADQSILQQNLEDKIDLLLKELPERRGLIFRMNRIDGLSYKEIAEILSISVNTVQNQMVKAIKYIADQLPRIRKLF, from the coding sequence ATGTTTACCGAAAAAAATATAACTGATATTGAACTGCTCGACCGGATCAAGCAGAATGATTCTGTTGCATTGCGGATTTTATTCGAAAGATATTTTGAACCATTATGTTTTTTCTCTTTCCAAATTCTAAAATCAAACGAGCTGTGTGAAGAAAGTGTTTCTGATGTGTTCACAAATATCTGGCTGAAACGAAAAACCATAAATATCAAAACAAATTTTAGATCATATCTGTACACTGCAGTTAAAAACCAATCTATTAATTATCTCAAGCAGGAAAAAAGATATTCTCAAAATACGGATTCCACCAATCTGCATCTTGTTGCTTCAGACCAGACTGCCGATCAATCTATACTTCAGCAAAATTTAGAAGATAAAATTGATCTACTCTTAAAGGAACTGCCTGAAAGAAGGGGATTAATTTTTAGAATGAACCGTATTGATGGATTAAGCTATAAGGAAATCGCTGAAATTCTTTCAATTTCAGTAAATACGGTTCAAAACCAAATGGTAAAAGCTATTAAATATATCGCCGATCAATTGCCCCGCATAAGAAAACTCTTCTAA
- a CDS encoding Gfo/Idh/MocA family oxidoreductase: protein MSKIKVGVIGTGHLGKIHTKLFKEVANCELIGIYDRDLERAKQVAGEFKVKAFQDLDKLLNEVDAVDIVATTSAHYELVKLAFEKNKHVFVEKPITAHIWEAEELIKIAEEKKLILQVGHIERFNPALISLEKYHLDPLFVQTDRLAQFNPRGTDVAVVLDLMIHDIDIILSLIKSDVKSVSASGVPVVSDTLDIANARIEFENGAIANVTASRISQKKMRKMRMFQRDAYISLDFITGVSEVFRLLPPDQKPKGLFKTFGEIGIGDKRKIVAYEQPKFKEVNALKLELELFIDAIVKGGTPIVSGKDGLKALRVAEMIISKIEESIKNAKIFPVS from the coding sequence ATGAGCAAAATTAAAGTAGGTGTGATAGGAACAGGCCATCTCGGTAAAATCCATACAAAACTTTTTAAGGAAGTTGCTAATTGTGAACTGATAGGAATTTATGACAGAGATTTGGAACGTGCTAAACAAGTTGCCGGTGAATTCAAAGTAAAAGCATTTCAAGATTTGGATAAGTTATTGAATGAAGTTGATGCAGTTGATATAGTTGCAACAACAAGCGCCCATTATGAATTAGTTAAACTTGCGTTCGAAAAAAACAAACATGTTTTTGTAGAAAAGCCGATAACTGCACACATCTGGGAAGCGGAAGAACTTATCAAAATTGCTGAAGAGAAAAAATTAATTTTGCAAGTCGGACACATTGAACGGTTCAATCCCGCGCTAATATCTCTTGAGAAATATCATCTCGATCCATTGTTTGTGCAAACTGATCGTCTTGCTCAATTTAATCCACGCGGTACTGATGTTGCGGTTGTTCTGGATTTAATGATTCACGACATTGATATAATTCTCAGTCTTATAAAGAGCGATGTAAAAAGTGTAAGTGCAAGCGGTGTACCGGTAGTTTCCGATACTCTTGATATTGCAAATGCCCGTATAGAATTTGAGAACGGTGCAATTGCAAATGTAACTGCAAGCAGAATTTCTCAGAAGAAAATGAGAAAGATGAGAATGTTTCAGCGCGACGCTTACATTTCTCTGGATTTCATTACTGGTGTTTCAGAAGTATTTAGATTATTACCGCCGGATCAAAAACCAAAAGGCCTTTTTAAAACATTTGGCGAGATTGGCATTGGAGATAAAAGGAAGATCGTTGCATATGAACAACCAAAATTTAAGGAAGTGAACGCACTCAAACTTGAATTAGAACTATTCATTGATGCGATTGTAAAAGGCGGAACACCGATTGTAAGCGGTAAAGACGGATTAAAAGCTTTAAGAGTTGCCGAGATGATCATTTCTAAAATTGAAGAGTCCATTAAGAATGCAAAAATTTTCCCAGTTAGTTGA
- a CDS encoding T9SS type A sorting domain-containing protein: protein MKKLIVFTFLLSVLVFAKDGNKKFSPSSTLGVPPLTHININNISSWFQNTGSSDINQQNNAGLVYPKGSGKTAAFQSGFLWGARLDNQFEVGGSTYWSGTVPGRILPNGTAANPNATDVRIYRVRRDYKDPNADFSSEINNGEGTTPQIKAQYALDWQNWPAARTNPADPNDPFNQGAPYKDVNGDGKYNPNVDIPGVPGADQTIWFVCNDLNPTAVSSMSGSIPLGIEEQVTIWAYNQTGALGNMFFRKYTIINKNASQKPFTEMYVSMWSDVDIGDASDDYVGCDSTLSMMYFYNGKAVDSVYNPLPPPATGFDFLQGPKVPGAVTDRAIFKGKYVNGFKNLPMTGFYFCISSDAVYADPVGANYNTGTLEWYNLFRSRVSITGQPFTDPNTGKVTMYPLAGDPVTGSGWIDGQLRPPGDRRGGMASGPFTMAYGDTQEVIVSEMCAGATTGVDRFSAIILLKQYDLDAQQAYNDFFNIPTSIENNSNVPTRYSLSQNYPNPFNPTTKIRYDIPKQTHVKLIVYDILGRELEKLVDKEMQSGSYEAIFDGKNLPSGVYFYRITTKEFSQTKKFVLMK from the coding sequence ATGAAAAAATTAATCGTATTTACTTTTTTACTCAGTGTATTAGTATTCGCTAAAGACGGTAACAAAAAGTTTTCTCCAAGTAGTACACTTGGAGTACCTCCATTGACTCACATTAATATCAATAATATTTCTTCCTGGTTCCAAAACACCGGTTCATCGGATATCAACCAGCAGAATAATGCCGGTTTAGTATATCCTAAAGGAAGCGGTAAAACAGCTGCTTTCCAATCCGGCTTTCTTTGGGGTGCTAGATTAGACAATCAATTTGAAGTTGGCGGTTCTACATACTGGTCAGGAACTGTTCCGGGAAGAATTTTACCAAATGGAACTGCAGCAAATCCTAATGCTACAGATGTTCGTATTTATAGAGTAAGAAGAGATTACAAAGATCCTAATGCAGATTTTAGTTCCGAAATAAATAATGGCGAAGGAACCACACCGCAAATTAAAGCTCAGTATGCTTTGGATTGGCAAAATTGGCCGGCAGCAAGAACAAATCCTGCAGACCCTAATGATCCTTTCAATCAAGGTGCACCATACAAAGATGTAAATGGTGATGGTAAATATAATCCTAATGTTGACATACCGGGAGTTCCCGGCGCCGATCAAACAATTTGGTTTGTTTGTAATGATTTAAATCCTACTGCAGTTAGCAGTATGTCTGGTTCTATACCATTAGGCATAGAAGAACAAGTTACTATTTGGGCATACAATCAAACCGGCGCACTTGGTAATATGTTCTTTAGAAAGTATACTATCATCAATAAAAACGCAAGCCAAAAACCATTTACGGAAATGTATGTTAGTATGTGGTCAGACGTTGATATTGGCGATGCATCCGATGACTACGTTGGCTGCGATTCCACATTGAGCATGATGTATTTCTACAACGGTAAAGCTGTGGATTCTGTTTATAATCCGCTTCCTCCACCAGCTACCGGCTTTGACTTCTTACAGGGTCCAAAAGTACCTGGTGCTGTAACAGACAGAGCAATCTTTAAAGGAAAATATGTAAATGGATTTAAAAATTTGCCAATGACCGGATTTTATTTCTGTATTAGTAGTGATGCAGTTTATGCCGATCCGGTAGGTGCAAATTATAATACCGGTACATTGGAATGGTATAATTTATTCCGTAGCAGAGTATCAATTACCGGTCAACCGTTTACCGATCCAAATACAGGCAAAGTAACAATGTACCCGCTTGCCGGCGACCCGGTAACCGGTTCAGGTTGGATTGACGGCCAGTTGCGCCCGCCAGGAGACAGACGTGGCGGTATGGCTTCCGGTCCATTCACAATGGCTTATGGTGATACCCAGGAAGTTATTGTAAGTGAGATGTGTGCCGGAGCTACTACCGGGGTCGATAGATTTAGTGCTATCATTTTGCTTAAGCAATATGATTTAGATGCGCAACAAGCTTATAATGATTTCTTTAATATTCCAACCAGTATTGAGAATAATTCAAATGTCCCAACGAGATATTCTCTATCTCAAAATTACCCTAATCCTTTCAACCCAACTACAAAAATTAGATATGACATTCCAAAACAGACTCACGTTAAACTCATTGTTTATGATATTCTGGGAAGAGAATTAGAAAAGCTTGTTGATAAAGAAATGCAGTCCGGCAGTTATGAAGCAATATTTGATGGGAAAAATTTACCAAGCGGTGTTTACTTTTACAGAATTACAACGAAAGAATTTTCCCAAACGAAAAAATTTGTTTTGATGAAATAA
- a CDS encoding FecR domain-containing protein produces MSEERFLELAAKYLSKEASNEERASLYNYLEQDEYYNLFTHLKNEWEKARAAKPETEFNIESGFEKLTQKIQMEEPSFSFDQKKNQPKRKLLFNPALLKYAASIAFFIVLVTGTLYISGVFKQKPAVIAWNEKHTIMGEKYLATLSDGSTITLNADSKLKYPTHFTNGTRDIYLEGEAYFEVKHDSSKPFIVHSGNISTTVLGTKFNVSAFPNEKNIAVSLVEGSVKVSKEEAGAVENIVMLQPDQQLVYNKEREIGTVEQFDLQEATGWKENKLVFRKEPFANVLVKLERIYGVKFELQDKSFRNQKITANFQNESLWTVSESLRKLTGLQYKTIKENNVTKKIIFFKK; encoded by the coding sequence ATGTCCGAAGAAAGATTTTTAGAATTAGCGGCAAAATATTTGTCCAAAGAAGCATCAAATGAAGAAAGAGCGAGCTTATATAATTATCTCGAACAAGATGAATATTATAATCTGTTTACTCATTTGAAAAACGAATGGGAAAAAGCCCGTGCGGCAAAGCCAGAAACAGAGTTTAATATTGAAAGCGGTTTCGAAAAGCTGACTCAAAAAATTCAAATGGAAGAACCCTCATTCTCATTTGATCAGAAGAAGAACCAACCAAAGAGAAAATTATTATTCAACCCGGCACTTCTAAAATATGCCGCATCAATAGCATTCTTTATAGTTCTTGTTACTGGAACGCTGTATATCTCCGGCGTCTTCAAACAAAAACCGGCAGTAATTGCTTGGAATGAAAAACATACAATTATGGGCGAAAAATATTTAGCAACTTTATCAGATGGTTCAACTATTACACTTAATGCAGACAGCAAACTAAAATACCCGACTCACTTTACAAACGGTACAAGAGATATTTATTTGGAAGGTGAAGCGTATTTTGAAGTTAAACATGATTCTTCCAAACCATTTATAGTTCACTCCGGAAATATTTCCACAACAGTTCTCGGCACAAAATTTAATGTGAGTGCATTCCCCAATGAAAAAAATATTGCCGTCTCTCTTGTAGAGGGTAGTGTTAAAGTCTCTAAAGAAGAAGCTGGAGCCGTAGAAAATATTGTAATGCTTCAACCCGATCAGCAGTTAGTGTACAATAAAGAAAGAGAGATAGGCACAGTTGAACAATTTGATTTGCAAGAAGCTACCGGATGGAAAGAGAACAAACTTGTTTTCCGCAAAGAACCTTTTGCAAATGTACTAGTTAAGTTAGAACGGATTTATGGAGTGAAATTCGAGTTGCAGGATAAATCATTCAGAAATCAAAAAATTACTGCGAACTTTCAGAATGAATCTTTGTGGACTGTTTCTGAATCTCTAAGAAAATTAACTGGACTTCAATACAAAACAATCAAAGAAAATAACGTAACTAAGAAAATCATTTTCTTCAAGAAATAA
- a CDS encoding putative LPS assembly protein LptD, with translation MKYLISILIILFCSSLFAQQKDSTSLEKNAVDSLSHSDSTKSKKKYDVDAIVFANASDSLIFDVKKKKMFLYGSGELKYKTTNLKSAKIFVDYNTNELEAFGAIDTSDTAKVKLKQTPRLTEGAETYEGERIKYNFKNQRGYISLAKNKDKGQTYAGEGVNKVDKDTYFIKNGTFTTCDSDTPHTYFAASEMKVIQKDKIVARWIFMYIGGVPFPIPLPFAVFPNETGRRSGIIIPAYGQENNRGQYFRNFGYFLSMNDYMDLALTGDYYSKGGWGARSRFRYMERYNFSGTVNAGYSKINLGETNDPGREERTDWNLSWFHNQQINPSTRLDVNLQFLSSDFLKNNSINYNDILSQDITSNATFSKIWDESGASLSINYSRTQNLTSGNINESLPNTNFSKSMTYPFKRENVESLNDQKWYELIGYSYSGQFTNNRRTTEGNLDVRAGFQHNISVSASPKLGYFNVSPSFNYTEKWYNKRMEKENKVIETIDPLTGVKTSRDTTIESTINVLNFVRTFNMNVSASTKLYGVFNPNILGIESFRQTILPSISYNYQPDFAKDAWGYYDSYTKSNGEVVRYDKYSGEVFGGVSSGQSQSLSFSLGNIFEMKMAKSATDTVKEQKKIQLLNLNASIGYNFAADSMKLSDLNLSYRTQIGDLLSFSGSSSYTFYDYRVVGKDVSGNDTYQRMNQYLVSNGKGLLRLTNFNFSISTSLSGEKLKPVETNKQKKEQKDEGFNVFAKKDYIGLYDEEQSPDLTIPWNLSLSYNYNFSKPTPNQSQSFSNLSADLGFSLTKNWKFTVRGSYDFETKQVSAPQITVYRDLHCWEMNFNWNPLGTYSGFRFEIRLKASELQDIKVTKSGGLYSGRR, from the coding sequence ATGAAGTATTTAATATCCATATTAATAATTTTGTTCTGTTCATCTCTCTTTGCACAGCAGAAAGATTCAACATCATTGGAAAAAAATGCAGTTGATTCACTTTCGCATTCCGATTCCACAAAATCAAAAAAGAAATATGATGTAGATGCAATTGTTTTTGCAAACGCTTCCGATTCACTGATCTTCGATGTAAAAAAGAAAAAAATGTTTTTGTACGGATCGGGAGAACTGAAATACAAAACTACCAATCTAAAGAGTGCAAAAATCTTTGTTGATTACAACACAAATGAACTTGAAGCATTCGGCGCTATTGACACATCCGACACAGCAAAAGTAAAATTGAAACAGACACCGAGATTAACCGAAGGCGCTGAAACTTATGAAGGCGAAAGAATTAAATATAATTTTAAGAATCAGCGCGGGTATATCTCTCTTGCAAAGAATAAGGATAAAGGACAAACTTACGCCGGAGAAGGAGTAAATAAAGTTGATAAGGACACATACTTTATTAAGAACGGAACATTTACTACTTGCGATTCCGATACACCGCATACTTATTTTGCAGCAAGCGAAATGAAGGTAATCCAAAAAGATAAGATTGTTGCACGATGGATATTTATGTATATCGGCGGCGTTCCGTTTCCAATTCCTTTACCTTTTGCTGTCTTCCCGAATGAAACCGGAAGACGATCGGGAATAATTATTCCCGCTTACGGACAAGAAAACAACCGTGGGCAATATTTCAGAAATTTCGGTTACTTCTTATCAATGAATGATTATATGGATTTGGCTCTCACAGGAGATTATTATTCGAAAGGCGGATGGGGCGCCCGATCGAGATTTCGTTATATGGAACGTTATAATTTTTCCGGAACAGTGAATGCCGGTTATTCCAAAATTAATTTAGGAGAAACAAACGATCCGGGTAGAGAAGAAAGAACCGATTGGAATCTTTCATGGTTTCATAATCAGCAGATCAATCCATCAACCCGGCTCGATGTAAATCTGCAATTCTTATCATCCGACTTTTTAAAAAATAACAGTATAAACTACAACGACATTCTTTCACAAGATATTACTTCCAATGCAACGTTTAGTAAGATATGGGATGAATCCGGCGCAAGTTTATCAATCAATTATAGTAGAACACAAAATCTTACCAGTGGAAATATCAATGAGTCGCTTCCCAATACCAATTTCAGCAAGTCAATGACTTATCCGTTCAAGCGTGAAAATGTTGAATCATTAAATGATCAGAAGTGGTATGAACTAATCGGTTATAGCTATTCAGGTCAGTTCACAAATAATAGAAGAACGACTGAAGGTAATTTAGATGTTCGTGCGGGATTTCAACATAACATTTCAGTTAGTGCATCTCCAAAGCTTGGCTACTTCAATGTCTCACCAAGTTTTAATTACACCGAAAAATGGTATAATAAACGCATGGAAAAGGAAAATAAAGTTATTGAAACGATCGATCCTTTGACCGGAGTAAAAACCTCAAGAGATACAACAATAGAATCAACAATTAATGTTTTAAATTTTGTCCGTACTTTTAATATGAATGTTTCCGCATCAACAAAATTGTACGGAGTTTTCAATCCTAATATTTTGGGAATTGAATCTTTCCGACAAACGATTCTTCCGTCCATTTCATACAATTACCAACCGGATTTTGCTAAGGATGCTTGGGGCTATTATGATTCATATACAAAATCTAACGGTGAAGTTGTACGTTATGATAAATACAGCGGAGAAGTTTTTGGCGGTGTGTCATCAGGTCAATCACAAAGTTTAAGTTTTTCTTTAGGCAATATTTTTGAAATGAAAATGGCGAAGAGCGCTACCGATACAGTAAAAGAACAAAAGAAAATTCAACTGCTAAACTTGAATGCAAGTATCGGTTATAACTTTGCTGCCGATAGCATGAAGCTTTCCGACCTGAATTTAAGTTACAGAACACAGATCGGTGATCTATTAAGTTTCTCCGGTTCATCTTCTTATACATTTTATGATTACAGAGTTGTAGGAAAGGATGTAAGCGGTAATGACACCTACCAAAGAATGAATCAATATTTAGTATCAAACGGAAAAGGATTACTGCGTTTAACTAATTTTAATTTTTCCATATCAACTTCGCTAAGCGGTGAAAAACTTAAACCTGTTGAAACCAACAAACAGAAAAAAGAACAAAAAGATGAAGGGTTTAACGTATTTGCAAAAAAAGATTACATCGGTCTGTACGATGAGGAACAATCACCGGACTTAACTATTCCATGGAATTTAAGTTTGAGTTACAATTATAATTTTTCTAAACCAACACCCAATCAGTCGCAGTCATTTTCAAACCTAAGTGCCGATCTTGGATTTAGCTTAACAAAGAATTGGAAATTTACAGTACGCGGCAGTTACGATTTTGAAACCAAACAAGTTTCAGCTCCGCAAATAACTGTTTACAGAGATCTTCATTGCTGGGAAATGAATTTCAATTGGAATCCGCTTGGAACATACAGTGGTTTCCGTTTTGAGATTCGTCTGAAAGCGTCTGAACTTCAGGATATTAAAGTTACCAAGTCGGGCGGTTTGTATTCGGGTAGAAGGTAA
- a CDS encoding DUF5103 domain-containing protein: MCRNILNYLKAKILFLIFIFLFSQQLSSAQNIEIKSLRVYSSEDQREFPIIDLSDPAHKGITIEFDVQSQFIPNINVEFRFCDSQWNPYDNAFLTNPMYNTEHNLLFDHLPSTVRGARFHYSGTFPNNNVIFPFSGKWRFYLVDTQNRDLIYGSGKFYVVKPEVKLNVQLSKEGSEGDLPDLAALSRTFAISAGFTLPDSLFPANVMHVEIIANRKFNYPIIIDRNSYTIDRFYEWNASNKFSFTARNIRPGNEYRQIDTRDIGKYNSPTVNAKFGDIETSNFFTKGRRDFNGGSLLLTYKNENADYMNVVFKLRPPENIKSPIYLVGAFNDWTVSPDYEMFDDNGLMNLPVRLKRGIYDYQYVTGDFINNKIENIEWEILEGNFWETQNDYSIFLFYKSEEKGGYDKIIGYKKIMSGAL, from the coding sequence ATGTGTAGAAATATTCTGAACTACTTAAAAGCCAAAATTTTGTTTCTCATTTTTATTTTTTTGTTTTCTCAGCAATTATCATCTGCCCAAAACATTGAGATAAAAAGTCTTCGCGTATATTCATCAGAAGATCAAAGAGAATTTCCTATTATTGATTTATCCGATCCTGCGCATAAAGGAATTACAATCGAGTTTGATGTCCAATCGCAATTCATACCAAATATTAATGTAGAGTTTAGGTTTTGCGATTCTCAATGGAATCCGTACGACAACGCCTTCTTAACCAATCCGATGTATAACACCGAGCATAATTTACTGTTCGATCATTTACCTTCAACAGTACGAGGTGCAAGATTTCATTATTCGGGAACGTTCCCGAACAATAATGTTATTTTCCCTTTTTCCGGTAAGTGGAGATTTTATTTAGTTGATACTCAAAACAGAGATTTGATTTACGGATCTGGAAAATTTTATGTTGTTAAACCGGAAGTAAAATTAAACGTACAACTTTCTAAAGAAGGCAGTGAAGGTGATCTACCGGATCTTGCCGCATTAAGCAGGACGTTCGCAATCAGCGCTGGTTTTACTTTGCCTGATTCACTTTTTCCGGCAAATGTTATGCATGTTGAAATAATTGCAAACAGAAAATTTAATTATCCGATAATAATTGATCGTAATTCATATACAATAGATAGATTTTATGAATGGAACGCATCCAATAAATTTTCATTCACTGCACGGAACATCAGACCCGGAAATGAATACCGCCAAATAGATACACGCGATATAGGGAAATACAATTCCCCAACTGTCAACGCAAAGTTCGGTGACATTGAAACTTCAAACTTTTTTACAAAAGGCAGAAGAGATTTCAACGGCGGATCACTACTCTTAACTTATAAAAATGAAAATGCAGATTACATGAACGTTGTTTTCAAATTACGTCCACCGGAAAATATTAAGTCACCAATTTATTTGGTCGGTGCATTCAATGATTGGACTGTTTCTCCGGATTACGAAATGTTTGACGATAACGGTTTAATGAATCTTCCGGTGCGGCTAAAGCGCGGCATTTATGATTATCAATATGTTACGGGTGATTTTATAAATAATAAAATTGAAAATATCGAATGGGAAATTCTTGAAGGAAATTTTTGGGAGACACAGAATGATTATTCAATCTTTCTCTTTTATAAATCTGAAGAGAAAGGCGGTTATGATAAAATTATAGGTTACAAAAAGATTATGAGCGGAGCGTTATGA